In the genome of Pristis pectinata isolate sPriPec2 chromosome 10, sPriPec2.1.pri, whole genome shotgun sequence, one region contains:
- the LOC127575164 gene encoding opsin-5-like, whose protein sequence is MALHNSPWRNHNSTFPLKESYISEQGETVIGIYLLSLGWLSWFGNSVVIFVLYRQRATLHPPDYLTFNLAISDASISLFGYSRGIIEIFNVFRDDGFLITSIWTCQVDGFLTLLFGLVSINTLTVISIVRYIKGCHPYRAHCISPGSIIVSLTLVWAAALFWSGAPLFGWGSYTDQLYGTCEIDWARAMFSTVYKSYIISVFVCCFFLPVIVMVFSYVSIIKTVKSNRALTGGAEVGERQRKLERDVTRVSMVICTAFLIAWSPYAVISMWSASGRYVPKLTSLLASLFAKSASFYNPIIYFGMNSKFRRDVCVLLLCAADKEGVKLRRVKRCPERDLEQEAAVPRGSLSSGQQSPGHGEREWSYLPNSQNSGYVCERL, encoded by the exons ATGGCTCTCCACAATAGTCCATGGAGGAACCACAACAGCACCTTCCCCCTCAAAGAGTCTTACATCTCAGAGCAAGGGGAGACTGTAATTGGCATCTACCTGCTGAGTCTTG GCTGGCTCTCCTGGTTTGGAAACAGTGTGGTGATCTTTGTGCTCTACAGACAGAGAGCAACACTACACCCGCCAGATTACTTAACCTTTAACCTGGCCATCTCCGACGCCAGCATTTCACTCTTCGGCTACTCCCGTGGGATTATAGAGATTTTCAATGTATTCCGAGATGACGGTTTTCTGATTACATCTATATGGACCTGTCAG GTTGACGGTTTCCTCACACTTCTGTTCGGCCTGGTTAGCATTAATACACTGACAGTGATCAGTATCGTAAGATACATTAAAGGCTGTCATCCATACAGAG CTCACTGTATCAGCCCGGGGAGTATAATCGTGTCGCTGACCCTGGTCTGGGCTGCTGCTCTCTTCTGGTCTGGAGCACCACTGTTCGGCTGGGGAAGTTACACAG ACCAGCTGTACGGGACATGTGAGATCGACTGGGCCAGAGCAATGTTCTCCACCGTTTACAAATCCTACATTATCTCGGTCTTTGTCTGCTGCTTCTTTCTGCCGGTGATTGTCATGGTCTTCTCTTACGTCTCGATCATCAAGACGGTGAAGTCAAACCGGGCGTTGACGGGAGGTGCCGAGGTGGGAGAGCGCCAGAGGAAACTAGAGAGGGATGTGACTCGG GTCTCCATGGTGATCTGCACGGCGTTCCTCATTGCCTGGTCACCGTACGCGGTAATCTCCATGTGGTCAGCAAGCGGCCGATATGTCCCAAAGCTCACCAGCCTGCTCGCCAGCCTGTTTGCCAAGTCTGCCAGCTTCTACAACCCCATCATCTACTTCGGGATGAACTCCAAGTTTCGCCGGGACGTCTGCGTACTCCTGCTCTGCGCCGCGGACAAGGAGGGAGTCAAACTCAGGCGGGTGAAGCGCTGCCCAGAGAGGGACCTGGAGCAGGAGGCAGCGGTGCCCAGGGGCAGTCTCAGCTCGGGGCAGCAGAGCCCGGGACACGGCGAGCGGGAATGGTCCTACCTTCCCAACAGCCAGAACTCTGGCTACGTGTGTGAGAGGTTGTAG